The Haloplanus sp. CK5-1 genome contains a region encoding:
- a CDS encoding DUF7520 family protein, whose amino-acid sequence MPETQTPLNGRRFVLFLYAAIVLIAGALGFILGEVVDMGAAPRLFFLVPLPPTGVGFAVYGVGTVAVALGLPLSLVAVVSRRDDG is encoded by the coding sequence GTGCCCGAGACGCAGACGCCCTTGAACGGTCGTCGGTTCGTGTTGTTCCTCTACGCCGCCATCGTGCTCATCGCCGGAGCACTCGGGTTCATCCTCGGCGAGGTCGTCGACATGGGGGCCGCACCCCGGCTCTTCTTCCTCGTTCCCCTCCCACCGACCGGCGTCGGGTTCGCCGTCTACGGCGTGGGGACCGTCGCGGTCGCACTCGGGCTTCCGCTGTCGCTCGTCGCCGTCGTCTCGCGACGCGACGATGGATAA
- a CDS encoding universal stress protein: MYHVVIGVDDNEQRAVACARAAADLPGDVSDKRVTIIHSFTDNPTGASATQIGSVREAMELLEERGVDVKVTESSGDPADQILDVAESEGADLVVVAGRKRSPTGKALFGSVTQSVILNADRPVMVAGDTDD; encoded by the coding sequence ATGTACCACGTCGTGATCGGTGTCGACGACAACGAGCAGCGAGCGGTTGCGTGTGCGCGCGCGGCTGCTGACCTCCCCGGAGATGTCTCGGACAAGCGTGTGACGATCATCCACAGTTTCACCGACAACCCCACCGGTGCTTCCGCGACCCAGATCGGTTCCGTCCGCGAGGCGATGGAGCTGCTCGAAGAGCGCGGTGTCGACGTGAAGGTGACCGAGTCGAGCGGCGATCCGGCCGATCAGATCCTCGACGTCGCGGAGAGCGAGGGCGCGGACCTCGTCGTCGTCGCGGGACGCAAGCGCTCGCCGACGGGCAAGGCACTGTTCGGGAGTGTCACCCAGTCCGTGATCCTGAACGCCGACCGACCGGTGATGGTCGCCGGCGACACCGACGACTAG
- a CDS encoding thioredoxin family protein, with the protein MSDSNADADPQPDPEAALDDLIDAGLVDERSDGTLVATEEFESTRRIYRDTYADADETVVVETVTDLFDVDEATAEARLESGEVTREELIAFLSLRSLLDDVGDGRLAVMAALAAQISTGSPVPEEIEELDEGEWEPFFDDASDAVITVWRHDCAPCEALKGDLDEIFAALPDHVAVAGVDGEAVPDFRRTFDVDSAPAVCCFRDSYLVETITGRKSPADYADRFDDVY; encoded by the coding sequence ATGAGCGATTCCAACGCTGACGCCGACCCCCAACCCGACCCCGAGGCGGCACTCGACGACCTGATCGACGCTGGACTCGTCGACGAGCGCTCGGACGGAACGCTCGTCGCGACCGAGGAGTTCGAGTCGACCCGTCGGATCTACCGCGACACCTACGCCGACGCCGACGAAACGGTGGTCGTCGAGACGGTGACCGACCTCTTCGACGTCGACGAGGCGACCGCGGAGGCGCGCCTCGAGAGCGGTGAAGTCACTCGCGAGGAACTGATCGCGTTCCTCTCGCTTCGGTCCCTCCTCGACGACGTCGGCGACGGGCGACTGGCGGTCATGGCGGCGCTGGCCGCCCAGATATCGACGGGATCGCCCGTCCCCGAGGAGATCGAGGAGCTCGACGAGGGCGAGTGGGAGCCCTTCTTCGACGACGCCTCCGACGCCGTCATCACGGTGTGGCGACACGACTGCGCACCCTGTGAGGCGTTGAAAGGGGACCTCGACGAGATCTTCGCGGCGCTCCCGGATCACGTCGCCGTGGCCGGCGTCGACGGCGAGGCAGTCCCCGACTTCCGTCGGACGTTCGACGTCGACTCCGCGCCCGCGGTCTGTTGTTTCCGTGACAGCTACCTCGTCGAGACCATCACCGGTCGCAAGTCGCCGGCGGACTACGCCGACCGCTTCGACGACGTGTACTAG
- a CDS encoding ABC transporter ATP-binding protein: MSLLDVDSVDAYYGESHILRDLSLTVEEGEICALLGRNGAGKTTTLRSIAGAKPPTIEEGTVQFKGEDITGMPADDVAMQGISLVPEERRVFANLTVAENLEIADVSRNASNTWRRRLTSTGQSMSTDQVYDDFPRLRERKGQIAGTLSGGEQQMLAIARALKQSTDLLLLDEPYEGLAPQIVEDVESAIERINDQGVTILLVEQNAAAAINIADRAYVVDQGATVFQGSADELREDEETRERYLGV, translated from the coding sequence GTGAGCCTGCTCGACGTCGACTCGGTCGACGCCTACTACGGCGAGAGCCACATCCTGCGCGACCTCTCGTTGACGGTCGAGGAGGGCGAAATCTGTGCCCTACTGGGCCGCAACGGCGCGGGTAAGACGACGACACTCCGGTCGATCGCCGGGGCGAAACCGCCGACCATCGAGGAGGGCACCGTCCAGTTCAAGGGCGAAGACATCACGGGCATGCCCGCGGACGACGTCGCCATGCAGGGGATCTCGCTGGTGCCCGAGGAGCGGCGGGTGTTCGCCAACCTCACCGTCGCGGAGAACCTCGAAATCGCCGACGTGTCGCGCAACGCCTCGAACACGTGGCGGCGACGACTCACCTCGACCGGGCAGTCGATGTCCACCGACCAGGTGTACGACGACTTCCCCAGACTCCGAGAGCGAAAGGGACAGATCGCCGGCACGCTCTCGGGTGGCGAACAGCAGATGCTCGCCATCGCCCGCGCGCTCAAACAGAGCACCGACCTCCTCCTGTTGGACGAACCGTACGAGGGACTCGCCCCACAGATCGTCGAGGACGTGGAGTCGGCCATCGAGCGCATCAACGACCAGGGGGTGACGATCCTGTTGGTCGAGCAGAACGCCGCGGCCGCGATCAACATCGCCGACCGGGCGTACGTCGTCGATCAGGGGGCGACCGTCTTCCAGGGGAGCGCCGACGAACTCCGTGAGGACGAAGAGACTCGAGAACGGTACCTCGGTGTATGA
- a CDS encoding ABC transporter ATP-binding protein — translation MTLLETDGLVKEFGGLVATDDVNLTVEEDERVSIIGPNGAGKSTLVNLITRRLDPTEGDIRFKGESIVDRDPHEVVQMGISKSFQTASIFSDLTVRENAEIAALAAEHGSFGFKFLEHRGSLTDVHALAADTLDAVGLLGQADRTAADLPYGDKRRLEIGIALAAEPDLLLMDEPTAGMSPEETESTVDLIEEVKRELGLTFVLIEHDMEIVFRVSDRIVVLNRGRVIAEGTPDEIRGDPEVQEAYLGGVDL, via the coding sequence GTGACGCTGCTCGAAACCGACGGGCTCGTCAAGGAGTTCGGCGGCCTCGTCGCCACCGACGACGTGAATCTCACCGTCGAGGAGGACGAACGCGTCTCGATCATCGGCCCGAACGGGGCCGGGAAGTCGACGCTCGTCAACCTGATCACACGCCGACTCGATCCGACGGAGGGCGACATTCGGTTCAAGGGGGAGTCGATCGTCGACCGCGACCCCCACGAGGTGGTCCAGATGGGCATCAGCAAGTCGTTCCAGACGGCGTCGATCTTCTCGGATCTCACGGTTCGAGAAAACGCCGAGATCGCCGCGCTCGCCGCCGAACACGGGTCGTTCGGGTTCAAGTTTCTCGAACACCGTGGCAGCCTCACCGACGTCCACGCACTCGCCGCCGACACCCTCGACGCCGTTGGACTGCTCGGTCAGGCCGATCGGACGGCCGCCGACCTCCCCTACGGCGACAAGCGACGGCTCGAGATCGGCATCGCGCTCGCGGCCGAACCGGACCTCCTCCTGATGGACGAACCCACCGCGGGGATGTCACCCGAGGAGACGGAGTCGACCGTCGACCTCATCGAGGAAGTCAAGCGGGAACTGGGGCTGACGTTCGTCCTCATCGAACACGACATGGAGATAGTCTTCCGGGTCTCCGACCGGATCGTCGTCCTCAACCGCGGCCGGGTCATCGCCGAGGGGACGCCCGACGAGATCAGGGGCGATCCGGAGGTTCAGGAGGCCTATCTCGGAGGTGTGGACCTGTGA
- a CDS encoding IS5 family transposase, which produces MTQISRFIGEVVPVAQRVTGDGGESAAPEGGGGFADYALVSLHCLRIYLDSSYRMTIDLLKEMPQITGEIGLNAADLPAPSTLCKAFDRISMSICRVLLRQSAQLHELSEHAAIDATFYDRSPASRHYCQRISYRVQKLKVTKLVDTASQAVLDVHCSTNRKGSDADLAEQIARRNAGDLRSLAADKGYDKQSLREGLRDLGIRPLIKHRIFAPYDHAHNARIDDNRYNQRSMTETVNSAVKRSLGFAVRARSWFREFREIALMCVVYNIKRFVKQ; this is translated from the coding sequence ATGACGCAAATCTCCCGCTTCATCGGGGAGGTTGTACCGGTTGCTCAAAGAGTTACTGGCGATGGAGGCGAATCCGCCGCCCCGGAAGGTGGCGGCGGATTCGCCGACTATGCACTCGTTTCCCTTCACTGTCTGCGGATTTACCTCGATTCGTCGTACCGCATGACGATCGACCTGCTCAAAGAAATGCCACAAATAACCGGAGAGATCGGCCTCAACGCGGCCGATCTCCCCGCGCCGTCCACGTTGTGTAAGGCGTTCGACCGGATCAGCATGAGCATCTGTCGAGTGCTGCTGCGCCAGTCGGCGCAGCTGCACGAACTCTCTGAACACGCCGCGATCGACGCCACGTTTTACGACCGCTCACCAGCCAGCCGCCACTACTGCCAGCGAATCAGCTACCGCGTTCAAAAGCTCAAAGTCACGAAACTCGTCGATACAGCGTCTCAAGCCGTTCTTGACGTTCACTGCTCAACGAATCGAAAAGGAAGCGACGCAGACCTTGCTGAGCAGATCGCCCGCCGGAACGCGGGCGATCTGCGGTCTCTTGCCGCCGATAAAGGCTATGACAAGCAATCGCTTCGTGAAGGATTACGCGATCTCGGCATCAGACCACTGATCAAGCACCGCATCTTCGCTCCGTACGACCACGCACACAACGCCAGAATCGACGATAACCGCTACAATCAGCGCTCTATGACCGAAACCGTGAACTCTGCTGTGAAGCGCTCGCTCGGCTTCGCCGTGCGAGCGCGGTCATGGTTTCGTGAGTTCCGAGAAATCGCGCTGATGTGTGTCGTCTATAACATCAAGCGCTTCGTCAAACAGTGA